In a single window of the Amycolatopsis sp. cg5 genome:
- the dapA gene encoding 4-hydroxy-tetrahydrodipicolinate synthase: MSTPPTAAPGRPFGRVLTAMVTPFDADGALDLKRAQELASRLVDLGNDGLVVNGTTGESPTTSDAEKSELIRAVVEAVGDRAAIISGAGTYDTAHSVQLSQQAEAAGAHGLLIVTPYYSRPTQAGLHAHFTAIADSTGLPVMLYDIPPRSIVPIEVDTLLRLAEHPRIVAVKDAKGDLLAGSEVIANTELAYYSGDDALNLPWLSVGAVGVASVIGHVVAGRIRKMIEAYENGDVSTARTNHRGMLPVYRAMSRVGGVAFAKAALRLRGFDVGDPRLPIVAPSVDQLEAVRADLSQAGVPLEGATASDWNTERVARTDSAAAYVAPTTHTSVGTIPR; the protein is encoded by the coding sequence ATGTCCACCCCACCTACCGCAGCCCCCGGCAGACCGTTCGGGCGCGTGCTCACCGCGATGGTCACCCCCTTCGACGCCGACGGCGCGCTGGACCTGAAGCGTGCCCAAGAGCTCGCTTCGCGCCTGGTGGACCTGGGCAACGACGGCCTCGTGGTCAACGGGACCACCGGCGAGAGCCCGACGACCAGCGACGCCGAGAAGTCCGAGCTGATCCGCGCCGTCGTCGAGGCGGTCGGTGACCGCGCCGCGATCATCTCCGGCGCCGGCACCTATGACACGGCACACAGCGTCCAGCTGTCGCAGCAGGCCGAGGCGGCAGGCGCGCACGGGCTGCTGATCGTCACCCCGTACTACTCGCGGCCCACCCAGGCCGGGCTGCACGCGCACTTCACGGCGATCGCCGACTCCACCGGCCTGCCGGTGATGCTGTACGACATCCCGCCGCGCTCCATCGTGCCGATCGAGGTCGACACCCTGCTCAGGCTCGCCGAGCACCCGCGCATCGTGGCCGTCAAGGACGCCAAGGGCGACCTGCTGGCGGGCAGCGAGGTCATCGCGAACACCGAGCTCGCCTACTACTCCGGTGACGACGCGCTCAACCTGCCGTGGCTCTCCGTCGGCGCGGTCGGCGTGGCCAGCGTCATCGGCCACGTGGTGGCGGGCCGGATCCGCAAGATGATCGAGGCGTACGAGAACGGCGACGTCTCGACCGCGCGCACCAACCACCGGGGCATGCTGCCGGTGTACCGGGCCATGTCGCGCGTCGGCGGCGTCGCGTTCGCCAAGGCCGCGCTGCGGCTGCGCGGGTTCGACGTCGGCGACCCGAGGCTGCCGATCGTGGCGCCCAGCGTCGACCAGCTCGAGGCGGTCAGGGCCGATCTGAGCCAGGCGGGGGTCCCACTCGAAGGTGCGACGGCCTCGGACTGGAACACTGAGCGGGTAGCCCGCACGGATTCGGCGGCGGCTTACGTCGCCCCGACCACTCACACCAGCGTAGGGACCATTCCTAGGTGA